The following proteins are co-located in the Caldivirga sp. genome:
- a CDS encoding carbohydrate kinase family protein — protein MKKPLIASVGNLNLDVYFRVQSLPENDGAVEAYEAYIGGGGSAANFAVQVSRLGAYVRFIGAVGSDMISDALLDDLKEAGVDVRWVKRINVERSGLVVVLIGPENGKRMIEYRGANLGLTPSDISTESLSEINHLHLALSRLNIIEAGVRRARELGLTVSIDGGAGLSSYDINILKPLMDGVNTWFMNSLEARRLANINDPISAGLRIFENINVEELVVTLGPGGAVSFTEDGAKLVEAFKVAPIDTTGAGDVFAASYVFAKLIGLERVSRLIFANAAASIKVTRRGARAGPRIDEVLEFLKAVGYGGLAGEIRGVLSQ, from the coding sequence GTGAAGAAGCCGCTGATAGCATCAGTAGGTAACCTTAACCTAGACGTGTACTTCAGGGTACAGTCACTACCCGAGAATGATGGAGCTGTCGAAGCCTATGAGGCGTACATAGGGGGAGGCGGATCCGCAGCTAACTTCGCAGTACAAGTCTCAAGGCTTGGAGCCTACGTAAGATTCATTGGTGCCGTTGGCTCTGACATGATTAGTGATGCGCTTCTGGATGATCTTAAGGAGGCTGGGGTTGATGTTAGGTGGGTTAAGAGGATTAATGTTGAGAGGAGTGGTCTTGTTGTAGTTTTAATAGGCCCTGAGAACGGTAAAAGGATGATTGAATACAGGGGCGCTAACTTAGGCTTAACGCCAAGTGACATAAGCACTGAGTCACTCAGTGAAATTAATCACCTACATTTAGCATTAAGTAGGTTAAACATAATTGAGGCTGGGGTTAGAAGGGCTAGGGAACTAGGCCTAACAGTCTCAATTGATGGAGGTGCTGGGTTGTCCTCATATGACATAAACATACTTAAACCATTAATGGATGGCGTTAACACTTGGTTCATGAATAGTCTTGAGGCAAGGAGACTAGCTAACATTAATGACCCCATTTCAGCTGGGTTAAGGATATTCGAGAATATTAATGTTGAGGAACTAGTAGTCACCCTTGGCCCAGGGGGTGCAGTGTCATTTACTGAAGATGGGGCTAAACTAGTTGAGGCCTTTAAGGTAGCGCCCATAGACACCACTGGGGCTGGCGATGTCTTCGCTGCTTCATATGTTTTCGCTAAGTTAATAGGCTTGGAGAGGGTTAGTAGATTAATCTTCGCTAATGCAGCGGCATCAATAAAGGTTACTAGAAGAGGCGCAAGGGCTGGGCCTAGGATTGATGAAGTACTAGAGTTCCTTAAGGCTGTGGGTTACGGTGGTTTAGCGGGCGAGATTAGGGGTGTTCTTAGCCAATAG
- a CDS encoding helix-turn-helix domain-containing protein, with translation MSITDVTVYHTLLSNGGNDPLTVSEISAVVKKSRSTVEKSLMKLIQLGLVARRAVLTRRGGYTYVYYALPIDHVKQRLLQLVNSYYEIAKDLIESTTSSVMVKSIEESSLSGE, from the coding sequence TTGTCAATAACAGATGTTACCGTATATCACACGTTACTAAGCAATGGCGGTAATGACCCATTAACAGTATCAGAAATATCAGCAGTAGTCAAGAAATCCAGAAGCACAGTGGAGAAGTCACTCATGAAGCTTATTCAACTTGGATTAGTGGCCAGGAGGGCAGTATTAACTAGGAGGGGAGGATACACCTACGTTTACTACGCATTACCAATTGATCACGTTAAGCAACGGTTACTTCAACTCGTTAACTCATACTATGAAATAGCCAAGGACTTAATAGAGTCAACAACGTCATCAGTAATGGTAAAGTCAATAGAGGAGTCAAGCCTAAGTGGGGAATGA